TTCAATAAACAAATCTTATCTAGAAATCATGCTCCCAACTCTCAGACAATTGCAATACCTCAAGCTGCTGGCCGAACATAAGAGCTTCGGCGGCGCGGCGGAAGCGGCCTTCGTGTCGCAGCCGGCGCTGTCCTCCGGTATCGCCGAACTGGAAAAAATCCTGGGCGTCCGCGTGGTCGATCGGTCGCGCGGGCAGGTGATCCTGACGGCCGTCGGGGAAGAAACACTCAAGCGCTCTGAAGATATCCTGGCGCGCGCCGAAGACCTGGTGGAGGCGGCGCGCGGCGCCAATCGTCCCCTGACTGGTCGTTTTCGGCTGGGTGTCATCCCCACGGTTGCCCCCTTCCTGTTGCCCAAGGCCTTGCGGAAACTGCGCACGGATTTCCCCGACCTCCGCCTCTTCCTGCGTGAGGACCAGACGGCGCGCCTGATCGCCTCGCTGAAATCCGGCGCGCTCGATGCCGCCGTCATCGCCCTGCCCTATGATCTGGCCGGTCTGGATCACGCTTTTATCTGCAAGGACGAGATCGTGGCCGCCACGCCCTTCGGCCACCGACTGTCTAACGCCTCGCATATCGCCCCGGAAGACCTGAAAAACGAGGAACTGATCCTTCTGGAAGATGGCCACTGCCTGCGCGATCATGCCTTGGCCGCCTGTTCCTGGACTTCGCCCACCGGCACGTCGGAATCGCTGTCGACCTACGCCGCCAACCACGGCGGCGGCTTCGCGGCCACGTCTCTGAATACGCTGGTGCAGATGGTTGGCTCCGGCCTGGGCGTTTCTCTGTTGCCGGCCATGGCGGTGGACTCCGGCATGGTGAAAGCCGACGAGGTCTGTGTGCGCCCCCTTGCCTCGGACCATGCCTTCCGCGATATTGTCGTCATCTGGCGCGCTGGTTCCAGCCGCGCCGCCGAAGCGCGATTGCTGGCCGAAAAGCTCAAGGAGTAGAGAATGCGCATCCCCTGTGCCGCCCTTGCTCTGCTGATGCTGACCGCCTGTTCCAAACCGGCGCCGGAAGAAGCCGCGCCGGCCTCCATTGCCGCACCGCCGCCGGTGGAGGATCACTGGCCCGGCAAGTACGAAGGCGACCTGATGGTGCGTATCAGCGGCACGCCCAATGCGCACAAGGTGGTGCTGGTGACAGCGACGGCGGACGGCTGCACCGGCGATATCGGCCTGGCTGGCGGCGAACCGGCCAAGGACATATCTCCTGCCGAGCTCAGCCTGACTTTAAAGCCGGATGACAAGACCACCTGCACTATCGATATCAAAAAAGACGGCGACAAGCTGACGGTCTCCGAAAGCGGCATCTGCACCGTCTATCACGGGCTGGCGTGCAGCTTTAACGGCATGGCGACCAGACTGAAATAGTCAGAGCGCCAGCGGAACCGCATGTGTCCGCAACCAAGGCTCCAGGACTTCAAAGCGGAAACTGTGCGTGTCGTAAAGACCTGACATGAATGCCCAAAGATCGTCCTCAGACAGAACGATATCCAGACCGTTGAGGTTCAGAAACATCAACATCGAAGACAAGGCTGTTCGTTTATTACCATCAATAAACGGATGATTTTGCGACAGGCTTTCCCATAAGGCCGTCGCTTCCGCGATCAGATTGGCATAATAACCTGTCTGCGGCCGAAACAGGGCGGACTCAAGCTGTCCAGGATCACGCACACCTGATCCGCCGCCATGACGCAGCAGTTGATCGTCATGCAGCCTGAGAACTTCCCGAACAGTTAGATAGCGCGTCACCTACTTGGCCAGTTTTTCAAAAACACCGGCGTAGCGATCATGATTGCGCTTCATGAGCATCTCGAAATCGGGTTCAGCTCTTGCTTCCTGTCGTGTTTCAAGCAGCTTGCCGACAGCCTCCTCGACCAGAGACTGCAACTGACGCCCTTCGGCCTTGGCCAGTGCGCGCAGTTCGGCCAGCAGGGCGCTGTCCATCTGGGTGGCGAATTTCTCACGGGGCTGATGTTCGGTCATGGCTATCTCCTGACTGCATCTTATCATGAAATTTCATGACAAGCTACATATCAGGCACATTCGCTTTCAATTCGTCCAGCCAGATTTTCGCATTACCATCACTCGGCGCACGCCAGTCGCCGCGCGGAGAGAGAGCGCCGCCGGAGATCAGCTTTGGTCCATTCGGCACGGCTGAGCGCTTGAACTGCGAGATCGTGAAGAAGCGGAACAGGAACAGCTCCAGCCATTTCCGGATTTCCGGAAGCGTATATTTGTCTTTCCACGCCTGCCATGCCAGGAAGGCCACCTTGGACGGCTTGAGGCCATAGCGCGTAATGTAATAGAGATTGAAATCCTGAAGCTCATAAGGCCCGACCTTGTCCTCGGTCTTCTGGATGACACCCGCCTCGATCGGCACCAATTCGGGCGAGATTTCGCGCTCCAGCACCGATTGCAGGATACGCCCGGTTTTCGCGTCAAACTCCTTTTTCGCCGCCCAGCGGATCAGGTGCTGGATCAGGGTTTTCGGCGCGCCGCAATTGACATTGTAATGGCTCATATGGTCGCCGACGCCATAGGTGCACCAGCCGAGCGCCAGTTCGCTGAGATCACCCGTGCCGACGACAAAACCCTTCTTTTCGCCAGCCAGCCGGAAGAGAAAATCCGTGCGCAAGCCGGCCTGGACGTTCTCGAAATTGACATCGTAAACGCGCTCACCGCGTGAGAACGGATGGCCGATATCCATCAGCATCCGTTTGGCCGCCGGGCGAATATCCAGCACTTCGGCGGAAATTCCCAGTGCTTTCATCAGCTTCATGGCGTCATTGCGCGAACCGGTCGAGGTGCCGAAGCCCGGCATGGTATAGCCGTGGATATTGGCGCGCGGCAGA
This sequence is a window from Asticcacaulis sp.. Protein-coding genes within it:
- a CDS encoding type II toxin-antitoxin system death-on-curing family toxin, which translates into the protein MTRYLTVREVLRLHDDQLLRHGGGSGVRDPGQLESALFRPQTGYYANLIAEATALWESLSQNHPFIDGNKRTALSSMLMFLNLNGLDIVLSEDDLWAFMSGLYDTHSFRFEVLEPWLRTHAVPLAL
- a CDS encoding hydrogen peroxide-inducible genes activator encodes the protein MLPTLRQLQYLKLLAEHKSFGGAAEAAFVSQPALSSGIAELEKILGVRVVDRSRGQVILTAVGEETLKRSEDILARAEDLVEAARGANRPLTGRFRLGVIPTVAPFLLPKALRKLRTDFPDLRLFLREDQTARLIASLKSGALDAAVIALPYDLAGLDHAFICKDEIVAATPFGHRLSNASHIAPEDLKNEELILLEDGHCLRDHALAACSWTSPTGTSESLSTYAANHGGGFAATSLNTLVQMVGSGLGVSLLPAMAVDSGMVKADEVCVRPLASDHAFRDIVVIWRAGSSRAAEARLLAEKLKE